The Lysobacter enzymogenes DNA segment TCCGCCCTCCGACGTCGTCAAGAACCCCTTCCGCACAACGCCCCCATCGAAAAAAGGCCCGACCCGAAGTGAGGAAAGGACCATGAAATCCATAAAACCGCTCTGTATTGCGTCATTGTGGATCTGCTCTGCCGCTGCGGGCGCTTGCCCTCCTGGATCTGTCGTACAACGCGGCATAGGCTGGGAGACATGTGTTCCGCTCCCGGGCATGACGGGGAACGATTCTCAATCGGCGCCTTCCTCGCCCCCCGTCTGGGCATCTCGGTGGGGAGCCATCGCAGTCGACCTCGCTATCGGCGGGACTGGGGTCAGCGCCGTTTCAGGAACAAAGACGGAACGGCAAGCCTCGAAAGGCGCATTGCAAGCCTGCAAGAAAAAGGGCGGAACACAATGCTCGCTAAGACTGACCTACCGCGACCAATGCGCAGCTGTAGTTACCGGAGAGAAAGTATTCAGCACCACCAGCGCGATCTCGACTGAAGAAGCCGCTCGAATCGGAATCGATTGGTGCAAAAAGCAAAACGACACGAACTGCCATCTTTATTTTTCTGACTGCAGCCTTCCCGAGCGAGTTCGATAGCCAGTTCAAGCTGTGCCCACCAGCATAGCCCGGACGTAGCCGTTGTCCGTCGTCGCGCGACGTTCGTCGAAGGATATCGAGGTTCGTCCCGCTCGCTGCAGTGCTACATCGGCACGACGTTCTCGCAGGCGGTACTGAGCTTAATCATGGCCGCTGGGATGAAGATGGTCGGCGCCGCGCCAGCGAACCCCACCGCGCAGTACATGCCGATGGCCCCGCATCCGGTCGATTCAATTCTCTCAGGAGGCAAGTTCATGCGCTTACGTCGATTCGCCGCTCTCTTGGCGTTGGCCTTCTGCTCTTCACCGGCCGCAGCTCACAAGATATCGCCGGGCGCCTACGCCGAAGTTCCCTACAACAACAACCCCTTCCTGTTCTGCACGCTCGGCATGCCGAAGCACGGTTGGGTCGCGGTCAACTGGCGCATCGGCAAATGGAAGCCGATCACGCAGTATCCGAATCTGCGCTGGGTTCCTACGTACGTGCGCATCTGCCCTGCGGCGGCGCGGCCGGCCGGCGGCGGCCAGCCGTATCGGCCGACCGATCCGGCAGCGACGTCGTGACGGACGATGCCGCGGGCGGTACGCGGCCGTTCCCGCCGGAGCTATCGGCGTTGCGAAGCCAGGCCCGGCGCGCTTTCGAATGCGCGCGGGCTGGCTTGTTGTGGCTGATGCTGGGCATCTGCATCGCATTTCTCGCGCCCAAGGCCGGCGATCTGTGGCTCACCTACGTCGCCGGGGGCGCGGTCTTCGTCGCGGCACTGGTCCACTGCC contains these protein-coding regions:
- a CDS encoding DUF4189 domain-containing protein; amino-acid sequence: MTGNDSQSAPSSPPVWASRWGAIAVDLAIGGTGVSAVSGTKTERQASKGALQACKKKGGTQCSLRLTYRDQCAAVVTGEKVFSTTSAISTEEAARIGIDWCKKQNDTNCHLYFSDCSLPERVR